Proteins from a single region of Acidimicrobiales bacterium:
- a CDS encoding alpha/beta hydrolase, with product MTFSDIAFVIVAGMTTRRRETPMIKQRAHYVTTSDGVTLGGTVHGVGPPLVFLQGVIGDGDIDWGSTTGHLTDRFTCHLPSLRGRGLSDEHTDLSTSRLVEDCLTYVESLGQMAGLVGWSGGGTWALAVAAQSDAVAAVAPFEPGLLSLADERVQAVIGYAVARTGELAAEGNLSAAARAFAGFPFHDEEIALAEEAGYFEAAGRYVPNLLSLLEQAMTHERPLTDDPAVLGAIKAPVAVLLGSETKPFFTISARYVVDHVANARVHEVPGVGHAAPLTHPEALARALTEFFAASPEVQLQL from the coding sequence GTGACCTTCTCGGACATCGCCTTCGTCATCGTTGCAGGCATGACCACGCGACGCAGGGAGACCCCGATGATCAAGCAACGCGCCCACTACGTGACCACGTCCGACGGCGTCACCCTCGGCGGGACTGTGCACGGCGTCGGTCCCCCGCTCGTGTTCCTGCAAGGGGTCATCGGCGATGGCGACATCGACTGGGGCTCGACGACGGGACACCTCACCGACAGGTTCACCTGCCACCTGCCGAGCCTGAGGGGCCGCGGTCTCAGCGACGAGCACACCGACCTCAGCACGTCTCGCCTCGTCGAGGACTGCCTCACCTACGTCGAGAGCCTCGGGCAGATGGCCGGACTGGTCGGCTGGTCCGGCGGCGGTACGTGGGCGCTCGCGGTGGCGGCGCAGTCCGACGCGGTCGCCGCGGTGGCCCCGTTCGAGCCCGGGTTGCTGAGCCTGGCGGACGAGCGGGTCCAAGCGGTGATCGGCTACGCCGTCGCTCGTACGGGCGAGCTGGCCGCCGAAGGGAACCTGTCCGCCGCCGCTCGCGCCTTCGCTGGCTTTCCCTTCCACGACGAGGAGATCGCCTTGGCGGAGGAGGCCGGCTACTTCGAGGCCGCAGGGCGCTACGTCCCGAACCTGCTGAGTCTGCTCGAGCAGGCCATGACGCACGAACGTCCCCTCACTGATGACCCGGCAGTGCTCGGCGCGATCAAGGCTCCGGTGGCGGTCCTGTTGGGCTCGGAGACCAAGCCGTTCTTCACGATCAGTGCGCGGTATGTCGTCGACCACGTCGCAAATGCGCGGGTGCACGAGGTCCCCGGCGTCGGGCACGCCGCCCCCCTGACCCATCCCGAGGCGCTCGCTAGGGCCCTCACCGAGTTCTTCGCTGCGTCGCCTGAAGTCCAGCTGCAGCTCTGA
- a CDS encoding LLM class F420-dependent oxidoreductase: MRLTFGAFVPQGWKMELASLEGAEAKWAKAVETAQLAEALGYDSVWVYDHFHNVPKPAHEAVFECWTTMAAISQRTSRVRLGQMVGCNGYRNPALLAKMTATVDVISGGRLDWGIGAGWYRNEFAGYGYEFPEPRVRIGMLREAVEVVRAMWTQPDTTYEGRYYRLEGAQCDPKPLQRPHPPVWIGGSGEQLTLRVVARLADYSNFGGNPDEWAHKAEVLKGHCKEVGRDYDEIVKTWTPEVFIREDEAELVAEARPSWGQPLERWRYGNLVGTPEQVAEKIAAYVDLGCTGFVPWCADYPSDRTLRLLAEKVMPEFR, from the coding sequence ATGCGACTGACGTTCGGTGCGTTCGTCCCGCAGGGCTGGAAGATGGAGCTGGCGTCGCTGGAGGGGGCGGAGGCCAAGTGGGCCAAGGCGGTGGAGACGGCGCAGCTGGCCGAGGCGCTGGGCTACGACTCCGTGTGGGTCTACGACCACTTCCACAACGTGCCGAAGCCGGCGCACGAGGCCGTGTTCGAGTGCTGGACGACGATGGCGGCCATCAGCCAGCGGACGTCCCGGGTGCGCCTCGGCCAGATGGTCGGGTGCAACGGGTACCGCAACCCGGCCCTGCTGGCCAAGATGACGGCCACGGTCGACGTCATCAGCGGGGGGCGCCTCGACTGGGGCATCGGCGCCGGCTGGTACCGGAACGAGTTCGCCGGGTACGGCTACGAGTTCCCCGAGCCGAGGGTCCGCATCGGGATGCTGCGGGAGGCGGTCGAGGTCGTGCGGGCGATGTGGACGCAGCCCGACACCACGTACGAGGGCCGCTACTACCGGCTGGAGGGCGCCCAGTGCGACCCGAAGCCGCTCCAGCGGCCGCACCCGCCCGTCTGGATCGGCGGGAGCGGCGAGCAGCTCACGCTGCGGGTGGTCGCCCGCCTCGCCGACTACTCGAACTTCGGGGGCAACCCCGACGAGTGGGCCCACAAGGCGGAGGTGCTGAAGGGTCACTGCAAGGAGGTGGGCCGCGACTACGACGAGATCGTGAAGACGTGGACGCCCGAGGTGTTCATCCGGGAGGACGAGGCCGAGCTGGTGGCCGAGGCCAGGCCGTCGTGGGGGCAGCCGCTCGAGCGCTGGCGGTACGGGAACCTGGTGGGGACGCCCGAGCAGGTCGCCGAGAAGATCGCCGCCTACGTCGACCTGGGCTGCACGGGCTTCGTGCCGTGGTGCGCCGACTATCCGTCCGACCGGACGCTGCGCCTGCTGGCCGAGAAGGTCATGCCGGAGTTCCGCTGA